A section of the Agrococcus sp. SGAir0287 genome encodes:
- a CDS encoding glycogen debranching N-terminal domain-containing protein, whose product MTASTHGRQPLLHEELVVLRAPTQVWSSPTGDLGAMPIHGVFHADARVVDELRIEVGGEVPEPIGATATASEALFTSVARGIDDGPTPDPRVRIDRRRVVGAGALDEHVAIANALDAALDTTVTFVVRVDAQDLQAVKSGVLGSEAPAIEERAGLVVATHEGRRLELDASGADVAVLGRTVSLTWPVHVPAGGSAEVALRLRVSDEGQVVAPYAGAAVLERVPTTGDARLDRWAAHALADLDALAMTRPGLGDEPFLAAGAPWFLTLFGRDTLIAARLLLPVDRGLALGTLRALARLQGARDDAASAEQPGKILHEIRDGVFTMPGEGIVLPPVYYGTVDATPLWVVLLGRALEAGAVSLDDVRTLRAELEAALTWMRDHGDPAGTGFLHYRDELGTGLANQGWKDSGDSIRFHDGSIADGPIALAEVQAQAYEAAVLGADLLDALDGTGAGDAWRVWAADLAVRFRDRFWVERDGTRFLAIALDGEGRPVDARTSNMGQCIGTGILTREEEALLAAQLVAPEMASRWGLRTMATDEGGYWPLSYHCGSVWPHDTGVVVEGMLRAGLRSEAAALATRLLDAAEAFAWRMPELFSGDDLAAPIAYPASCRPQAWSAAAVVPVARALAG is encoded by the coding sequence GTGACCGCGAGCACCCACGGCAGGCAGCCGTTGCTGCACGAGGAGCTCGTCGTGCTCCGCGCCCCCACGCAGGTCTGGTCGTCGCCGACCGGAGACCTCGGCGCCATGCCCATCCACGGCGTCTTCCACGCCGACGCGCGCGTCGTCGACGAGCTCCGCATCGAGGTCGGCGGCGAGGTGCCCGAGCCGATCGGCGCGACGGCGACGGCGTCCGAGGCGCTCTTCACGAGCGTCGCGCGCGGCATCGATGACGGCCCGACGCCCGATCCCCGCGTGCGGATCGACCGGCGGCGCGTCGTCGGCGCTGGCGCGCTCGACGAGCACGTCGCGATCGCGAACGCGCTCGACGCCGCGCTCGACACGACCGTGACGTTCGTCGTGCGCGTCGACGCGCAGGACCTGCAGGCGGTGAAGTCGGGGGTGCTCGGGTCCGAGGCGCCCGCGATCGAGGAGCGCGCGGGACTCGTCGTCGCGACGCACGAGGGCCGGCGTCTCGAGCTCGACGCATCCGGAGCCGATGTCGCGGTGCTGGGTCGCACGGTCTCCCTGACCTGGCCCGTGCACGTGCCGGCGGGCGGATCCGCCGAGGTCGCGCTGCGCCTGCGCGTGTCGGACGAAGGCCAGGTCGTCGCGCCGTACGCCGGGGCGGCGGTGCTCGAGCGCGTGCCGACGACGGGCGACGCTCGACTCGACCGCTGGGCGGCCCACGCGCTCGCCGACCTCGACGCGCTCGCGATGACGCGGCCGGGGCTCGGCGACGAGCCCTTCCTCGCCGCCGGCGCGCCGTGGTTCCTGACGCTCTTCGGCCGCGACACCCTCATCGCCGCCCGGCTGCTGCTGCCGGTCGATCGCGGGCTCGCCCTCGGCACCCTGCGAGCGCTCGCGCGCCTGCAGGGCGCGCGCGACGATGCGGCGTCGGCCGAGCAGCCGGGCAAGATCCTGCACGAGATCCGCGACGGCGTGTTCACGATGCCCGGCGAGGGCATCGTGCTGCCGCCCGTCTACTACGGCACCGTCGACGCGACGCCGCTGTGGGTCGTGCTGCTCGGGCGCGCGCTCGAGGCCGGTGCCGTGTCGCTCGACGACGTGCGCACGCTGCGCGCCGAGCTCGAGGCGGCGCTGACGTGGATGCGCGACCACGGCGACCCGGCGGGCACGGGATTCCTGCACTACCGCGACGAGCTCGGCACGGGCCTCGCGAACCAGGGCTGGAAGGACTCGGGCGACTCCATCCGCTTCCACGACGGCTCCATCGCCGACGGCCCGATCGCGCTCGCCGAGGTGCAGGCGCAGGCGTACGAGGCCGCCGTGCTCGGCGCCGACCTGCTCGACGCGCTCGACGGCACGGGTGCGGGCGACGCGTGGCGCGTGTGGGCCGCCGACCTCGCCGTGCGCTTCCGCGACCGCTTCTGGGTCGAGCGCGACGGCACGCGCTTCCTCGCGATCGCGCTCGATGGCGAGGGCCGACCGGTGGACGCACGCACATCGAACATGGGGCAGTGCATCGGCACCGGCATCCTCACGCGCGAGGAGGAGGCGCTGCTCGCCGCGCAGCTCGTGGCACCCGAGATGGCCTCGCGCTGGGGTCTGCGCACGATGGCGACCGACGAGGGCGGCTACTGGCCGTTGTCGTACCACTGCGGCTCGGTGTGGCCGCACGACACGGGCGTCGTGGTCGAGGGGATGCTGCGCGCCGGGCTGCGCTCGGAGGCGGCGGCGCTCGCGACCCGGCTGCTCGACGCAGCCGAGGCGTTCGCGTGGCGCATGCCCGAGCTCTTCTCGGGCGACGACCTCGCCGCCCCGATCGCCTACCCCGCATCCTGCCGCCCGCAGGCGTGGAGCGCGGCGGCCGTCGTGCCGGTGGCGAGGGCGCTCGCGGGCTGA